The following coding sequences are from one Verrucosispora sp. WMMD573 window:
- a CDS encoding DUF1416 domain-containing protein produces MTAPTAASTAAGCAAPDQAAPLPAGLDLERETVITGVVRSAEGEAVPGAYVRLLDSTGEFTAEVVTSSAGQFRFFAAPGAWTLRALSRQGNGDTTVTAGRGINEVAVTVTD; encoded by the coding sequence ATGACCGCACCCACCGCCGCAAGCACCGCCGCCGGCTGCGCGGCCCCCGACCAGGCCGCTCCGCTGCCTGCCGGCCTCGACCTGGAGCGGGAGACGGTCATCACCGGTGTCGTCCGCTCTGCGGAGGGCGAAGCGGTGCCGGGCGCGTACGTCCGCCTGCTCGACTCGACAGGTGAATTCACCGCCGAGGTGGTGACCTCGTCGGCCGGTCAGTTCCGCTTCTTCGCCGCGCCGGGCGCCTGGACGTTGCGGGCGCTCTCCCGCCAGGGCAACGGAGACACCACCGTGACCGCCGGTCGCGGCATCAACGAGGTGGCCGTCACCGTCACCGACTGA
- a CDS encoding Ms5788A family Cys-rich leader peptide, whose protein sequence is MGTLLTKRRAVDLCRVATCLCRPVI, encoded by the coding sequence ATGGGGACGCTCCTCACCAAACGGCGCGCGGTCGACCTGTGCCGCGTGGCCACCTGCCTGTGTCGCCCCGTCATCTGA
- a CDS encoding response regulator transcription factor, translating to MEILLLVTARAGEPSAVLPALDLLPHSVRTAPRDVRTLVAGPSPDAVLVDARSELSEARATCRMLHATGLGVPLVAVVTEAGLIALNADWGVDDVILASAGPAEVEARLRLAVGRLSNATAGAGGSIRAGELMIDPDTYAAKLKGRPLDLTYKEFELLKFLAQHPGRVFTRDQLLREVWGYDYFGGTRTVDVHVRRLRAKLGSEYESMIGTVRQVGYKFVVPSSRTLSEATEHTPLPMRALTIEG from the coding sequence GTGGAGATCCTGCTGTTGGTGACCGCACGGGCAGGCGAACCATCCGCAGTGCTGCCGGCACTGGACCTGCTGCCGCACTCGGTGCGCACCGCACCTCGCGATGTCCGCACCCTGGTCGCCGGCCCCAGCCCGGACGCTGTGCTGGTCGACGCCCGCTCCGAGCTGAGCGAGGCCCGGGCCACCTGCCGGATGCTGCACGCCACCGGGCTCGGCGTACCGCTGGTCGCGGTGGTCACCGAGGCTGGCCTGATCGCACTCAACGCCGACTGGGGCGTCGACGACGTCATCCTCGCCTCCGCCGGCCCCGCCGAGGTGGAGGCCCGACTGCGGCTCGCGGTCGGCAGGCTGAGCAACGCGACCGCCGGCGCCGGCGGTTCCATCCGGGCCGGCGAGCTGATGATCGATCCGGACACCTACGCGGCGAAGCTCAAGGGTCGCCCGCTCGACCTCACCTACAAGGAGTTCGAGCTGCTGAAGTTCCTCGCCCAGCACCCCGGTCGGGTGTTCACCCGCGACCAGTTGCTGCGCGAGGTGTGGGGTTACGACTACTTCGGCGGGACCCGCACGGTCGACGTGCACGTGCGTCGCCTGCGCGCCAAGCTCGGCTCCGAGTACGAGTCGATGATCGGCACCGTCCGGCAGGTGGGTTACAAGTTCGTGGTGCCGTCGTCGCGGACCTTGTCGGAGGCCACCGAGCACACGCCGCTGCCGATGCGGGCACTCACCATCGAAGGCTAA
- a CDS encoding S8 family serine peptidase produces MFTRRPSTRSPRWRVVAVLAAAVLGVTGQPALAAPAQPPVAHRAAVDPALLDQIGTTSTAPFLVYLADTAPLAQASRLRDPDARADEVHRLLTTTATRTQRDLRTLLDDRKVPHTAYWIANAVRVEGDKALLDEIARRPEVARIEPSRSYPLIRPTATETARARTAAVEWGLTNIGAPRVWDEFGTRGEGVVVANIDSGVRYDHAALVGSYRGNLGGGSYDHAYNWFDPAGVCAGTAPCDNNDHGTHTMGTMVGDDGAGNQIGVAPGAKWIAAKGCESNNCSDASLLAAGQWVLAPTDADGQNPRPDLRPDIVNNSWGGDGGDPWYQQTVAAWRAAGMFPVFSSGNDGPACGSAGSPGDYTDAYAVGAYDVNNVIAGFSGRGSGTDPLKPNIAAPGSSVRSSVRNGGYASFSGTSMAAPHVAGTVALLWAAAPGLRGDLAATEALLDRTARDVDATTCGGTPADNNVFGEGRLDAYGAVRDAPRGPVGRVTGVVTDSGDDEPLSGATVTDGTRSTTTDADGRYALTVPAGETTLTASAYGYAAESATVTVPQGDTVSLDFALLATPAVTVSGKVTDGSGHGWPLYAKIEVAGRPGDPVFTDPVTGRYSVTLPGNTSYRLTVTAEYPGYRTATREVAVGDDATTVNVAVPVDAACTAAGYTAQFGAPLLTESFDGTSAPPGWRVENRTASGGWVFDDPDSRGNLTGGTGGFAIIDSDALGSGNTQDTDLIAPPVDLSTTAAPVLRFRSDWRAVGISDTADIDVSTDGGTTWTNVWHQTASRRGPRVEEVPLDPAANAASALFRFRFKGTFAWWWQVDDVAVVNRECSPVPGGLVVGTTTDRNTGDPLNGVTVTSDHRPDDRAVSAATPEDPAEPDGFYWLFSGLTGAHPFTAERTPYAPVTKQVTVTADRVKRANFALAAGRLTVSPTSIESHQPYGSTRTTRVTVSNTGTAPASVDLLERAGQFELLRRDGAPLRQQKIKGISKARTGTAYGGAAPQAGTAEDEAWTEIAKLPASIFDNAAAWLDGKIYSVGGGGGTGTERKAWVYDPAPGAWTALPDLPTVRSKPAAAAVGGKLYVIGGWGADDATVATVDVFDPATGTWSTLPGAANPAPVAAAGSAVVGGKVYLVGGCADATCTDSDELVVFDPATGSFSTGAAYPHPVSWLACGGIGASVYCAGGTGSTEYTDAYRYDPSADSWSPLPELPVELWGSQYAAAGGLLVLAGGVTDGSTAVTNRTVGFDPVTGAWRDLPNVRFSRYRGAAACGAYKIGGSPSSFVGSADSERLGGLELCAADADLPWLDGSPTTFTLAPGESRTVTVTLTATEAAGVAQPGRYAGELAVASDSPYPVTPVSVEMNVSPPASWGKIRGTVTGTTCGGVTVGIPATVRVNLISAGTGTTLTAGADGRYAWWLPKGRYEVIVAKDGWVPQVQRHRIEAGMVGTLDFALEPTSTCTRATGI; encoded by the coding sequence TTGTTCACACGACGACCATCCACCCGGTCGCCACGATGGCGGGTGGTGGCGGTGTTGGCCGCTGCCGTGCTGGGCGTCACCGGCCAGCCCGCGCTCGCCGCGCCGGCCCAACCGCCGGTGGCCCACCGGGCCGCCGTCGACCCGGCGCTGCTCGACCAGATCGGTACCACGTCGACCGCACCGTTCCTGGTCTACCTGGCTGACACCGCGCCGTTGGCACAGGCCAGTCGGCTGCGGGACCCCGACGCCCGGGCCGACGAGGTGCACCGCCTGCTCACCACCACGGCCACCCGCACCCAACGCGACCTGCGTACGCTGCTCGACGATCGCAAGGTGCCGCACACCGCGTACTGGATCGCCAACGCGGTGCGGGTCGAGGGCGACAAGGCGCTGCTCGACGAGATCGCCCGCCGGCCCGAGGTGGCCCGGATCGAACCGAGCCGCAGCTACCCGCTGATCCGGCCCACCGCGACCGAGACCGCTCGGGCGCGCACCGCCGCCGTCGAATGGGGACTGACAAACATCGGCGCACCGCGGGTGTGGGACGAGTTCGGCACCCGCGGGGAGGGTGTCGTGGTGGCGAACATCGACAGTGGGGTGCGCTACGACCACGCCGCCCTCGTCGGCTCGTACCGGGGCAACCTCGGCGGCGGCAGCTACGACCACGCGTACAACTGGTTCGATCCGGCCGGCGTGTGCGCCGGCACCGCGCCCTGCGACAACAACGACCACGGCACGCACACCATGGGCACCATGGTCGGCGACGACGGTGCGGGCAACCAGATCGGCGTCGCCCCCGGCGCGAAGTGGATCGCCGCCAAGGGCTGCGAGTCGAACAACTGCTCCGACGCCTCGCTGCTCGCCGCCGGTCAGTGGGTGCTCGCGCCCACCGACGCCGACGGCCAGAACCCCCGACCCGACCTGCGGCCCGACATCGTGAACAACTCCTGGGGCGGCGACGGTGGTGACCCCTGGTACCAGCAGACCGTGGCCGCCTGGCGGGCCGCCGGGATGTTCCCGGTCTTCTCCTCCGGCAACGACGGTCCGGCGTGTGGCAGCGCCGGCTCACCGGGTGACTACACCGACGCGTACGCCGTCGGCGCGTACGACGTGAACAACGTCATCGCCGGATTCTCCGGACGCGGTTCCGGCACCGACCCGCTCAAGCCGAACATCGCCGCACCCGGCAGCAGTGTCCGTTCCAGCGTCCGCAACGGCGGGTACGCCTCGTTCAGCGGCACCTCGATGGCCGCGCCGCACGTGGCCGGCACGGTGGCACTGCTCTGGGCGGCGGCGCCCGGACTGCGCGGCGACCTCGCCGCGACCGAGGCGCTGCTGGACCGTACGGCCCGCGATGTCGACGCCACCACCTGCGGTGGCACGCCGGCCGACAACAACGTCTTCGGTGAGGGACGGCTCGACGCGTACGGGGCGGTGCGGGACGCACCCCGTGGACCGGTCGGCCGGGTCACCGGAGTGGTCACCGACTCCGGTGACGACGAACCGCTGTCCGGCGCGACGGTGACCGACGGCACCCGCAGCACCACCACCGACGCCGACGGGCGGTACGCGCTCACCGTGCCGGCCGGCGAGACCACGCTCACGGCCAGCGCCTACGGCTACGCTGCGGAGTCCGCGACGGTCACGGTGCCCCAAGGTGACACCGTCAGCCTGGACTTCGCCCTGCTGGCCACCCCGGCGGTCACAGTGAGCGGAAAGGTCACCGACGGTTCGGGCCACGGCTGGCCGCTGTACGCCAAGATCGAGGTGGCGGGCCGGCCCGGCGATCCGGTCTTCACCGATCCGGTGACCGGCCGCTACTCCGTCACGCTGCCCGGCAACACCTCGTACCGGCTGACCGTGACCGCCGAGTACCCGGGCTACCGCACCGCCACCCGCGAGGTGGCGGTAGGCGACGACGCCACCACGGTCAACGTGGCGGTACCCGTCGACGCCGCCTGCACCGCCGCCGGCTACACGGCACAGTTCGGTGCGCCGCTGCTCACCGAGAGCTTCGACGGCACGAGCGCGCCGCCCGGCTGGAGGGTGGAGAACCGCACCGCCTCCGGCGGCTGGGTCTTCGACGATCCAGACTCACGGGGCAATCTCACCGGCGGCACCGGTGGCTTCGCCATCATCGACAGCGACGCTCTCGGCTCCGGCAACACCCAGGACACGGACCTGATCGCCCCGCCGGTCGACCTGTCCACGACGGCCGCACCGGTGCTGCGGTTCCGCAGCGACTGGCGGGCCGTCGGCATCAGCGACACCGCCGACATCGACGTGTCCACCGACGGCGGTACGACCTGGACCAACGTCTGGCACCAGACCGCCAGCCGGCGTGGCCCCCGGGTCGAGGAGGTGCCGCTCGACCCGGCCGCTAACGCCGCTTCCGCGCTCTTCCGCTTCCGGTTCAAGGGCACCTTCGCCTGGTGGTGGCAGGTGGACGACGTGGCGGTGGTCAACCGCGAGTGCTCGCCGGTGCCCGGCGGGCTGGTGGTCGGCACCACCACCGACCGGAACACCGGTGACCCGCTCAACGGCGTGACGGTGACCAGCGATCACCGTCCCGACGACCGGGCGGTCTCGGCGGCCACGCCCGAGGACCCGGCCGAGCCGGACGGCTTCTACTGGCTCTTCTCCGGGCTCACCGGCGCCCACCCGTTCACCGCCGAGCGCACCCCGTACGCACCGGTGACCAAGCAGGTGACGGTCACCGCCGACCGGGTCAAGCGGGCGAACTTCGCCCTCGCCGCCGGCCGGCTGACGGTCAGCCCGACGTCGATCGAGTCACATCAGCCGTACGGCAGCACCCGCACCACCCGGGTGACGGTCAGCAACACCGGCACCGCGCCGGCCAGCGTCGATCTGCTGGAACGCGCCGGTCAGTTCGAACTGCTCAGGCGCGACGGCGCACCGCTGCGGCAGCAGAAGATCAAGGGGATCAGCAAGGCTCGCACCGGCACCGCGTACGGCGGGGCGGCACCGCAGGCCGGTACCGCCGAGGACGAGGCGTGGACCGAGATCGCCAAGCTGCCGGCGTCGATCTTCGACAACGCCGCCGCATGGCTGGACGGGAAGATCTACTCGGTCGGTGGTGGCGGTGGCACCGGCACCGAGCGCAAGGCATGGGTGTACGACCCCGCGCCGGGCGCCTGGACCGCCCTGCCCGACCTGCCGACGGTACGGTCCAAGCCAGCTGCGGCGGCGGTCGGCGGCAAACTCTATGTGATCGGCGGTTGGGGCGCTGACGACGCGACCGTCGCCACGGTCGACGTCTTCGACCCGGCCACCGGAACATGGAGCACCCTGCCAGGGGCGGCCAACCCGGCCCCGGTCGCGGCGGCCGGCTCGGCCGTGGTCGGCGGGAAGGTGTACCTGGTGGGCGGCTGCGCCGACGCCACCTGCACCGACAGCGACGAATTGGTGGTGTTCGACCCGGCCACCGGCTCGTTCAGCACCGGTGCCGCCTACCCACACCCGGTCTCGTGGCTGGCCTGCGGCGGGATCGGCGCCTCGGTCTACTGTGCCGGTGGCACGGGCAGCACCGAGTACACCGATGCCTACCGGTACGACCCCTCGGCCGACAGCTGGAGTCCGCTGCCAGAGCTGCCGGTGGAGCTGTGGGGCTCGCAGTACGCGGCGGCCGGCGGGCTGCTGGTGCTGGCCGGCGGGGTGACCGACGGATCGACTGCGGTCACCAACCGCACGGTCGGCTTCGACCCGGTCACCGGGGCCTGGCGTGACCTGCCCAACGTCCGGTTCAGCCGGTACCGGGGGGCCGCCGCCTGCGGCGCCTACAAGATCGGCGGGTCGCCCAGTTCCTTCGTGGGCAGCGCAGACAGTGAGCGGCTCGGTGGCCTGGAACTCTGCGCAGCCGATGCCGACCTGCCCTGGCTGGATGGTTCCCCGACCACCTTCACCCTCGCGCCGGGTGAGTCGAGGACGGTGACCGTCACCCTGACGGCCACCGAGGCGGCGGGCGTCGCCCAACCCGGCCGGTACGCGGGCGAACTCGCCGTTGCCTCCGACAGCCCCTACCCGGTCACCCCGGTCTCGGTGGAGATGAACGTGTCGCCGCCGGCCAGCTGGGGCAAGATCCGGGGCACCGTCACCGGCACCACCTGCGGTGGCGTCACGGTCGGTATCCCGGCGACGGTACGGGTGAACCTGATCTCGGCCGGTACCGGAACCACCCTCACCGCCGGCGCCGACGGCCGCTACGCCTGGTGGCTGCCGAAGGGCCGCTACGAGGTGATCGTGGCCAAGGACGGCTGGGTGCCGCAGGTGCAGCGCCACCGCATCGAGGCGGGCATGGTCGGCACGCTCGACTTCGCCCTGGAACCCACCTCCACCTGCACCAGAGCCACCGGAATCTGA
- a CDS encoding polysaccharide deacetylase family protein: MGGNQVGAARAVGIITLVVTAVLGSAYLLGRSLVPDASRTDNVVTATGVEHPEYADQSAPIDAEPDATRAPDGSQRSDEQEQDPNVGPMGTRVSTGTADVALTFDDGPHPDYTPQVLAILREHHVTATFCVVGKNAQAYPWLVEQIVAEGHTLCNHSWDHDVALGARSAEWIRTDLIRTSEAIRAAVPDAPIAWYRQPGGAWTYSVISVSRDLGMAPLHWTLDPSDWRAPGATRIATSVINGVRPGSIVLLHDAGGDRQGTVNSLYRILPDLAGRFDVQALPPRGL; this comes from the coding sequence GTGGGCGGTAACCAGGTGGGGGCGGCACGGGCCGTCGGGATCATCACGCTCGTGGTGACGGCGGTCCTCGGCTCGGCGTACCTGCTCGGACGAAGCCTGGTGCCGGATGCGTCGCGGACCGACAACGTCGTCACCGCGACCGGCGTCGAACACCCCGAGTACGCGGACCAGTCGGCCCCCATCGACGCCGAGCCCGACGCCACCCGCGCACCGGACGGGTCGCAGCGCAGCGACGAACAGGAGCAGGACCCGAACGTCGGCCCGATGGGCACCCGGGTGAGCACCGGCACCGCCGATGTCGCGCTCACCTTCGACGACGGACCACACCCTGACTACACCCCGCAGGTCCTCGCTATCCTGCGGGAGCACCACGTCACGGCCACCTTCTGCGTGGTCGGTAAGAACGCCCAGGCGTACCCCTGGCTCGTCGAGCAGATCGTCGCCGAGGGCCACACCCTCTGCAATCACAGCTGGGACCATGACGTCGCCCTGGGTGCCCGGTCGGCCGAGTGGATCCGCACCGACCTGATCCGGACCAGCGAGGCGATCCGCGCCGCCGTGCCGGACGCGCCGATCGCCTGGTACCGGCAGCCCGGCGGCGCCTGGACCTACTCGGTCATCTCCGTCTCCCGCGACCTCGGCATGGCGCCGCTGCACTGGACGCTGGACCCGTCCGACTGGCGGGCGCCGGGCGCGACCCGGATCGCCACCTCCGTGATCAACGGGGTACGGCCCGGCTCGATCGTCCTGCTACACGACGCGGGCGGCGACCGTCAGGGCACCGTCAACTCGCTGTACCGGATCCTCCCCGATCTGGCCGGCCGGTTCGACGTTCAGGCGTTGCCACCGCGCGGACTGTGA
- a CDS encoding winged helix-turn-helix domain-containing protein — translation MSGPEFPIVVCVSSDATVRQRVVQRLEGVGPVVICADLAQLRAVFPAPSAEPEGTHDEPVERPTERPATWGDLMVDRAGHLVTWRGAPLGLTRTERELLARLVSPPITLWSYERLFASVWGGAYLGDTAILHSAVKRLRRKLRTLPDGPQVQTVRGVGYRLSVPPEAGDGRPGGRS, via the coding sequence GTGTCCGGTCCAGAGTTCCCGATCGTGGTCTGCGTCAGCTCCGACGCCACCGTCCGGCAGCGCGTGGTGCAGCGGCTGGAGGGTGTCGGGCCGGTGGTGATCTGCGCAGACCTCGCCCAACTGCGGGCGGTGTTCCCCGCCCCGTCGGCTGAGCCGGAAGGGACCCACGACGAGCCCGTCGAGCGCCCCACGGAACGGCCGGCCACCTGGGGGGATCTGATGGTCGATCGAGCGGGGCACCTGGTCACCTGGCGCGGTGCACCGCTGGGGCTGACCCGTACCGAGCGGGAGTTGTTGGCCCGCCTGGTCAGTCCGCCCATCACGTTGTGGAGCTACGAGCGGCTGTTCGCCTCGGTCTGGGGTGGCGCCTACCTCGGCGACACCGCCATCCTGCACTCCGCCGTGAAGCGGCTGCGTCGCAAGCTGCGGACGCTGCCCGACGGGCCGCAGGTGCAGACCGTACGCGGTGTCGGTTACCGGCTGAGCGTGCCGCCGGAGGCCGGCGACGGGCGTCCCGGCGGGCGGTCGTAG
- a CDS encoding DUF2993 domain-containing protein yields the protein MEQEQTYERRPRRRGRKVLIGFVVLLLVLAGLIAIADRVAASVAERTIADEVRQQVAEQGAQSLPPEVEVGGFPFLTQVLDGRYERISIKLRDVRASVQGDAVALPSLDVDARNVRASLDTLRTGQGEVVAETVNGTGTISYQSLSALLDREGLTLGERDGQLAVTAPVDILGQRLTVTGTADIVVGEQGQVALQFDDLDAEGLPDVPLARTLVSNFARSISVDVPLPELPFQLTVREVRPQPQGLTVTADARDVPINSVG from the coding sequence GTGGAGCAGGAGCAGACGTACGAGCGGCGGCCGCGGCGACGCGGACGCAAGGTGCTGATCGGGTTCGTCGTCCTGCTGCTCGTGCTCGCCGGACTGATCGCCATCGCCGACCGGGTGGCGGCGAGCGTGGCCGAGCGCACCATCGCCGACGAGGTACGCCAGCAGGTCGCCGAACAGGGCGCGCAATCCTTGCCGCCCGAGGTCGAGGTGGGCGGCTTCCCGTTCCTCACCCAGGTGCTCGACGGCCGGTACGAGCGCATCTCGATCAAGCTGCGGGACGTGCGCGCCTCGGTGCAGGGCGACGCCGTCGCGCTGCCCAGCCTGGACGTGGACGCCCGGAACGTGCGGGCCTCGCTGGACACCCTGCGCACCGGCCAGGGTGAGGTGGTGGCCGAGACGGTCAACGGCACCGGCACCATCAGCTACCAGAGCCTGTCGGCCCTGCTCGACCGGGAGGGGCTGACCCTCGGTGAGCGGGACGGGCAGCTCGCCGTCACCGCTCCGGTGGACATCCTCGGCCAGCGGTTGACCGTCACCGGCACCGCCGACATCGTCGTCGGTGAGCAGGGGCAGGTGGCACTACAGTTCGACGACCTGGACGCCGAAGGGCTGCCGGACGTGCCGTTGGCCCGCACCCTGGTGAGCAACTTCGCCCGTAGCATCTCGGTCGACGTGCCCCTGCCGGAGTTGCCGTTCCAGCTCACCGTTCGCGAGGTTCGGCCGCAGCCGCAGGGGTTGACGGTGACCGCCGACGCACGGGACGTGCCGATCAACTCGGTCGGCTGA
- a CDS encoding glycogen debranching N-terminal domain-containing protein produces the protein MKELVSILDGNTFLVSDRRGDVEPSLDFPTGLFAFDTRFLSTWLLLIDGERLHALSIDDAESYRTRYFLVPGEPTHFLDAKVSVIRSRAISGDLSEELTVLNHSGQEMSFTVRVEMASDFADIFEIKDTQRKKGHNTAAPGENSLRLTYRRDAFHRETTITSTATAQVDRRGMTFPIRIGPHGEWTTRLTVNVVIYGARGQDIRALLPFAGSRTTAAIEAEHAEFVARAPKLGCDCEPMAGAYRRSLTDLAALRYESIALGVRLMAAGLPWFMTLFGRDSIFTSLQVLPFVPELIPPTLTMLAGLQGHRVDDFRDEEPGKILHELRYGESAGFEEQPHSPYYGSADSTALFVILLDEYERWTGDVQLVKRLEFSTRAALTWIDTYGDLLGTGYVWYQTRSPRVGLENQCWKDSWDAICYSDGRLPSFPRATCELQGYAYDAKLRGARLARLYWNDPVYADRLEREAAELKERFNRDFWLPDKEYYALALDSDGSPVDALTSNIGHLLWSGIVDDSRAQRVAEHLLGPRLFSGWGVRTLADDQGRYNPIGYHVGTVWPFDNSIIAWGLWKYGLREEAGRICESMFEASRYFLGRLPEAFAGYERDLTDYPVEYPTACSPQAWSAGTPLLLLRVMLGLEPQGEHLIIDPYVPAGMGRVELLDIPGRWGRVDALGRSRDEGPRRPD, from the coding sequence GTGAAGGAACTGGTCAGCATCCTCGACGGCAACACGTTCCTGGTCAGCGACCGCCGGGGGGACGTCGAGCCCTCGCTGGACTTTCCCACCGGGCTGTTCGCCTTCGACACCCGGTTCCTGTCCACCTGGCTGCTGCTGATCGACGGCGAACGGCTGCACGCGCTCTCCATCGACGACGCCGAGTCCTACCGGACCCGCTACTTCCTGGTGCCGGGCGAGCCGACCCACTTCCTGGACGCGAAGGTCTCGGTGATCAGGAGTCGGGCGATCAGCGGTGACCTGTCCGAGGAACTGACCGTGCTCAACCACTCCGGGCAGGAGATGAGCTTCACCGTCCGGGTGGAGATGGCCTCCGACTTCGCGGACATCTTCGAGATCAAGGACACCCAGCGCAAGAAGGGACACAACACCGCCGCACCCGGGGAGAACTCGCTGCGGCTGACCTACCGGCGGGACGCGTTCCACCGCGAGACGACGATCACGAGCACTGCCACCGCCCAGGTCGACCGCCGGGGCATGACCTTCCCGATCCGGATCGGGCCGCACGGCGAATGGACCACCCGGTTGACGGTCAACGTCGTCATCTACGGCGCCCGCGGTCAGGACATCCGCGCCCTGCTGCCCTTCGCGGGCAGCCGGACGACGGCGGCGATCGAGGCGGAACACGCCGAATTCGTCGCTCGGGCACCCAAGCTGGGCTGCGACTGCGAACCGATGGCCGGGGCGTACCGGCGCAGCCTGACCGACCTGGCCGCGCTGCGGTACGAGTCGATCGCGCTCGGCGTCCGCCTGATGGCCGCCGGTCTGCCGTGGTTCATGACGCTGTTCGGCCGGGACAGCATCTTCACCTCGCTCCAGGTGCTGCCGTTCGTGCCGGAGCTGATCCCGCCGACGTTGACCATGCTGGCGGGTCTCCAGGGCCACCGGGTGGACGACTTCCGTGACGAGGAGCCGGGCAAGATCCTGCACGAGTTGCGCTACGGCGAGTCCGCCGGCTTCGAGGAGCAGCCGCACTCGCCGTACTACGGTTCGGCCGACTCGACCGCCCTGTTCGTGATCCTGCTCGACGAGTACGAGCGATGGACCGGCGACGTGCAGCTGGTCAAACGGTTGGAGTTCTCGACGCGAGCCGCCTTGACCTGGATCGACACCTACGGCGACCTACTCGGCACCGGCTACGTCTGGTATCAGACCCGCAGCCCCCGGGTCGGCCTGGAGAACCAGTGCTGGAAGGACTCCTGGGACGCCATCTGCTACTCCGACGGTCGGCTGCCGAGCTTTCCCCGGGCGACCTGTGAGTTGCAGGGTTACGCCTACGACGCCAAGCTGCGCGGCGCCCGGCTGGCCCGACTGTACTGGAACGACCCGGTCTACGCCGACCGGCTGGAACGCGAGGCCGCCGAGTTGAAGGAACGCTTCAACCGGGACTTCTGGCTGCCGGACAAGGAGTACTACGCGCTGGCCCTGGACTCCGACGGCAGCCCGGTCGACGCGCTCACGTCCAACATCGGGCACCTGCTCTGGAGCGGCATCGTCGACGATTCCCGCGCTCAGCGGGTCGCCGAGCACCTGCTCGGTCCCCGGCTCTTCTCCGGCTGGGGCGTCCGTACCCTCGCCGACGACCAGGGACGTTACAACCCGATCGGCTACCACGTCGGCACCGTCTGGCCGTTCGACAACTCGATCATCGCGTGGGGTCTGTGGAAGTACGGTCTGCGCGAGGAGGCGGGTCGGATCTGCGAGTCGATGTTCGAAGCGTCCCGCTACTTCTTGGGCCGGCTTCCGGAGGCCTTCGCCGGCTACGAACGCGACCTGACCGACTACCCGGTGGAGTATCCGACCGCGTGCAGCCCACAGGCATGGTCGGCGGGCACCCCGCTGCTGCTGCTGCGGGTGATGCTCGGACTCGAACCGCAGGGCGAGCACCTGATCATCGACCCGTACGTGCCAGCCGGGATGGGCCGGGTGGAGCTGTTGGACATCCCCGGCCGGTGGGGCCGGGTGGACGCGCTGGGTCGCAGCCGCGACGAGGGGCCGCGCCGACCGGACTGA
- a CDS encoding sulfurtransferase, whose product MSRDTALVSAEWAEKNLDAPGVVFVEVDEDTSAYDSGHIAGAIKLDWKNDLQDPVRRDFVNKTQFEALLSERGISNDDTVILYGGNNNWFAAYAYWYFKLYGHRDVKLLDGGRKKWELDARPLVADAVTRPSTQYVASEPDTSIRAFRDEVVDAIGTKNLVDVRSPDEYAGRLLAPAHLPQEQAQRGGHIPTAISVPWSKAANEDGTFKSDDELRKIYGEAGLDDSKETIAYCRIGERSSHTWFVLQELLGHRNVKNYDGSWTEYGSLVGVPVALGDEPGEA is encoded by the coding sequence ATGAGTCGCGACACCGCACTCGTCTCGGCCGAGTGGGCCGAGAAGAACCTCGACGCCCCGGGCGTCGTCTTCGTCGAGGTCGACGAGGACACCTCGGCCTACGACTCCGGCCACATCGCCGGTGCCATCAAGCTGGACTGGAAGAACGACCTTCAGGATCCGGTCCGCCGGGACTTCGTCAACAAGACCCAGTTCGAGGCGCTGCTCTCCGAGCGGGGGATCAGCAACGACGACACCGTCATCCTGTACGGCGGCAACAACAACTGGTTCGCCGCGTACGCGTACTGGTACTTCAAGCTCTACGGCCACCGCGACGTCAAGCTGCTCGACGGCGGTCGCAAGAAGTGGGAGCTGGACGCCCGGCCGTTGGTCGCGGACGCCGTGACCCGCCCGTCCACGCAGTACGTCGCCAGCGAGCCGGACACCAGCATCCGGGCCTTCCGGGACGAGGTCGTCGACGCGATCGGCACCAAGAACCTGGTCGACGTGCGGAGCCCCGACGAGTACGCCGGCCGCCTGCTCGCCCCCGCCCACCTGCCGCAGGAGCAGGCACAGCGCGGCGGCCACATCCCGACCGCGATCAGCGTGCCGTGGTCGAAGGCGGCCAACGAGGACGGCACCTTCAAGTCCGACGACGAGCTGCGCAAGATCTACGGCGAGGCCGGGCTGGACGACAGCAAGGAAACCATCGCCTACTGCCGCATCGGCGAGCGCTCCTCGCACACCTGGTTCGTGCTCCAGGAGCTGCTCGGCCACCGCAACGTGAAGAACTACGACGGATCGTGGACCGAGTACGGCTCGCTGGTCGGTGTGCCGGTGGCGCTCGGCGATGAGCCGGGGGAGGCCTGA